The window AAGTTTGATCTCTCCGTGAAGGGCTTCTCCAAAACCCAGTACTATAAAAAATCTCCCACATCTCTTTTTCCAGTTCCATCACTTTCCTCTCTGTTTCCACCGCTTGCTGCCCTCTTGGCTCCGACGAGTACACTAATTTTCCCGCCGAAAGTATCTGAATATCCGTCTCATCATACCCCCCAAAAGAGAACCGTCCACGCCTCGCCGGAGTAACTCCCTTTTTCTTCAACCTCTGCCGTCGCTTCGTCCTCAACGCACGACGGCAAAGTCCAGCCGGAACCTTGTAAATGGCGAGAACAAGAAAGTTTATAACAACACAAGGACAACAACAACACACAGCAGCACACTCCGCCGTCGTTCCGCCAGCTACCTCCGCGAACCGAACACTTCCGGAAGCAGATTTGCTCGTTAACAATGGTTGTCGACGGTTCGACGATGGCGGACGAAACATAATCGTATTCGACATAATTAGTTGAgagattttaatttcaaaatctctAATCCCTTACTCCTTTCTCTATACTTCctccataaaaaatatatataaaaaaaaaaccctaaaaaaacaatcaaaaccGATTcgaatcaaatcaaatcttcAAACGATTTCCTGTGGGAGAAGGAATCAACCAGAGaacaaaacaagaacaaaatcaaaatgaat of the Cucumis sativus cultivar 9930 chromosome 3, Cucumber_9930_V3, whole genome shotgun sequence genome contains:
- the LOC105434984 gene encoding uncharacterized protein LOC105434984, whose protein sequence is MSNTIMFRPPSSNRRQPLLTSKSASGSVRFAEVAGGTTAECAAVCCCCPCVVINFLVLAIYKVPAGLCRRALRTKRRQRLKKKGVTPARRGRFSFGGYDETDIQILSAGKLVYSSEPRGQQAVETERKVMELEKEMWEIFYSTGFWRSPSRRDQTSISQ